The genomic region TCACCAAAAAAAGGGTGCGGCACCCACCGGGTCCATGTAGTGATTCATCCTGGCCGAAAGTCGCCAGACGGCCGGGAAAGGCAGTTTCCACAAACCAAGGAGGGACATCATGGACCACAAGGCAATGCGCATTGAGTACTGGAAAAAAAACGTCCGGCTCATGGCCGTACTCCTCACCATCTGGGCGGTCGTATCTTATGGCTGCGGCATCCTTTTCGTAGAGGTCCTGAACACGATCCGACTCGGCGGATTTCCCCTGGGATTCTGGTTCGCTCAACAGGGCTCCATCTATACCTTCGTCATTCTCATCTTCGTCTATGTTTATCTCATGGGCAAGATGGACCGCAAGTACGACGTGCACGAATGAGCATCGCCACCGCCGAGAATAAGGAGACACGATCATGTCGATAAAAATGTGGACCTACATCATGGTGGGGCTGACCTTCAGTATCTACCTGACCATAGCCTGGCTCTCCAGGGTCAAGGACACCAAGGGATTCTATGTGGCCGGGGGCGGGGTGCCGCCCATCGCCAACGGCCTGGCCACGGCCGCGGACTGGATGAGTGCCGCCTCCTTCATCTCCATGGCCGGACTCATTTCCTTCATGGGCTATTCCGGGGCCATCTACCTCATGGGCTGGACCGGAGGCTACGTGTTGCTGGCCCTCTTACTGGCCCCGTACCTGCGCAAATTCGGCAAGTTCACCGTGCCCGACTTCGTGGGTGATCGCTACTACTCCAACACGGCCCGGGTCGTGGCCCTGTGCTGCGCCATCTTCGCCTCCCTGACCTACGTGGCCGGGCAGATGCGCGGCGTGGGCATCGTCTTCAGCCGCTTTCTCGAAGTGGACGTGAACACCGGGGTCGTCATCGGCATGATCATCGTCTTCTTCTACGCCGGCTTGGGCGGCATGAAGGGCATCACCTGGACCCAGGTCGCCCAGTACTGCGTCCTGATCCTGGCCTTTCTCATCCCGGCCGTGGCCATTTCCCTGAAGATCACCGGCAACCCCATCCCCCAGCTGGGCTTCGGCGGCATGATCACCGAAGGCTCTGACGCCGGGCAATGGCTGCTCACCACCCTGGACGCCCTGAACAAGGATCTCGGATTCGCCGAATACACCCAGGCCTTCGGCCCAGGTTCCAAGTCCATGCTCGA from Deltaproteobacteria bacterium harbors:
- a CDS encoding DUF4212 domain-containing protein; translation: MDHKAMRIEYWKKNVRLMAVLLTIWAVVSYGCGILFVEVLNTIRLGGFPLGFWFAQQGSIYTFVILIFVYVYLMGKMDRKYDVHE